The Patescibacteria group bacterium genome includes the window TATTTGTTTCTTAATTTAAGATAGTTTCTTAATTTAAAATAATAACCTCTGAGAGATCACCAACTAATTCTTTAAACTTTTCTGGATTGCCTGGCGTTTCAGATAAACTGCCGTAGTGCATGGGCATCACTTTTTTTGGTTGAATCATTTTAACGGCTTCGGCTGCTTCGTTTTCATTCATTGTATAAGTACCGCCAATCGGCAATAAAGCCAAATCAATTTTACCTAACTCAGTCATTTCTGGAATTTTGTCGGTATCACCAGCATGATAAATTCTTTGACCTTCAATTTCTAAAATAAAACCAACGGCTTTGCCCCGCGGATGAAACGGCTTGGTCAGGTTATAGGCTGGCACGGCTTTTATTTTGACACCATTAATCTCCTTTTCTTCGCCCTCTCTGATATTTTCCCCACCAATCAAAATTTCTGTTTCTGTCTT containing:
- a CDS encoding MBL fold metallo-hydrolase — protein: MAKTYQLENLEITWLGHASFKIKNGNQIIYLDPFNISFGEKADLILCTHDHFDHKDERSIQILAKTETEILIGGENIREGEEKEINGVKIKAVPAYNLTKPFHPRGKAVGFILEIEGQRIYHAGDTDKIPEMTELGKIDLALLPIGGTYTMNENEAAEAVKMIQPKKVMPMHYGSLSETPGNPEKFKELVGDLSEVIILN